The genomic stretch CTCCAGTATTCTGCGGCACCGATGGTCATCTCATCCCCGGGACCGAGGGGATCTTGCCGGTTGATGATGTATCCGCCTCCGTACACCGTCTCGGTGTCGTCGACAACAAATGCAATCTCCGGCAGCATGAATAACCACCGCTCACGCATCTGATCCGGGACGATCGAGCCCGGACCGTTGTTTCTGACCGTTGCCGAGAATGCCACCTGATCGCCGCCCAGCGGATCCGCAGGGATCCATGAGATGGCGGTGACCTGGAGGTCGGGCAATGACTCGTTCGCCCGCGCCAGGTGATGGTCGGAAAAGTCTTCATCTGTCGATTCGTTGCTGTTTGCGGCCATGTCCTGTTCCAGTGCGCCCGCACCGGGGATGCACACGCAGAGGAGGATGCATAGAATGATTCCGATGGATCTGTATGTCGATTTTTTCGTGATATCCCACAAACTCGGTTTCATCATTCGAACCTCCATTTCGCCCGCAAATGCGGGCTCAGGAAGATCTTTCACTATGATAAAAAGATATGTATTTGTGGCGCCCGCCGGTGGTGGTGGCCAAATATCTCAAAATTGATGTGTATTAATTCTTCAGGGCTTCAGCCCTGCACCCGTTCGCTGACGTCCCTGACGATCCCGACGGCGTGCCATCCGTCCCGCATCCGCACCGCCGAGACCGAGAGTTCGATCGGGAAGTCTTCGCCGCTCTTTCGGACAGCCTCCAGTCTGAGCGTCCTGCCGATCACCGGGCCGATACCGGTGGCGCTGAAATGCCTGAACCCCTCTCTGATGGTGGCGTGCCGGTGTCCGGGGGCGATGAGATCATGGACGTTCCTGCCGATCGCCTCCCCGGCGCTGTAGCCGAAGATCCGTTCGGCCGCCGGGTTCCAGAAGGTGATGCACCCCCGGTCATCGATCATGATGATCCCGTCGATGGCGGCATTCGTGACGGCGTGGAATATCTCTTCGCTCTCCGCCAGTGCGATGGAGGCCTGTTTGCGCGCCGTAATATCGCGGACGATCCCCCTCGCCCCCTCGGTAGTGCCGTTCCTGATGATCGGGTAGGTCTTGATCTCGGTCCATGCCAATGTACCGTCCTCCCGCACCACCGGCACCTCGATTGGGGTCTCCGACATCTTCCCCGTCTCGATCCCGCTGGTGAAGGCGGATACCGCCCATTTCCGCTGTTCGGGGCTGACCCATCTGGAGAAACTCTGCCCCGCCATCTCCGCCGGGGCATCGCACCCGAAGATATTGGCCAGGGTCTGCGTCGCAAACGTGATCGTCCCGGAATGGTCGGTCATGAAGAAACCGTCCCTGATTTCCTCGACGAGCGTTCGGTACTTCTCTTCGCTCTCCCTGATGGCGCATTCGGCGCGACTCCGCTCGGTCACGTCCCGCCCGATGACGATCAGCCCCTTTCTGGTACCGTCCGGATGATAGGTGGGCACCTTGATGAAGTCAAAGATCATCGGGGTGCCGTCAGGCCGCGGTATCGCCTCATCTTTCCTGACGGGTTTTCCGGCCCCCCAGGCCGCGTGGTCGATCCGTTCGCAGTTCTGGAGGGCGTGGCGGTAGAGCGGGGAGAGATCTGCGAGGTCGGCATCGGTCTTACCCCGATACTCTCCCTCTCCAAGTCCGAGAAGTCCCAGAGTGAACTCATTCGCCTCCAGCCAGCGCCCCTCCCCGTCCTTGAAGCAGACGATGTCGGGCATGGCGCCGATCAGTGTCCTGAGGCGCTCCTCACTCTCCCTCTGCGCCTCCTCAGCACGTTTTCGCGCCGTGGAATGGAGGATTTTTGACTTCAGCTCGGCGAACTGGCTCTTCGGGTCTCCCCCTTTCTGGAGGTAGAAATCGGCACCGCAGTTGAGCGCCTCGATCACCACCTCCTCCCGCCCCTTTCCGGTGAATATGATGAAGGGTATGCCGTCGCCTGATTCCCGGACGGTGCGGAGGAACTCGATCCCGTCCATGCCCGGCATCTGGTAGTCGGAGATGACGGCGTCGTAATGGTGGGATGCCATCCGCTCGATGGCGTCGCCTGCGGATAGGGCCGTATCGACAGAGATGTCGCCTCCGCGTTCGAGGAAGAGGGTGCAGATCTCGAGGAGTGAGGGCTCGTCGTCAACATACAGGACGGATATCATGGGATGGCACTGAGGTCTGTAGGGTACAGGTGTGGGGCGGCAGTATAAGAATGCGGCTGTATTGATCGGGGGTAGAAGGGCCGGATGCCATATTGGTGGCGTGAATGGGACATTAGCCCTTTATGCGCCCTTAAAATGGGTTCTACTTCTCTTTTTGGCGGGTTATGGGTGCTATGCTCCGGTATTTCTGCTTTTGCCCGTGATTTGTGCCTTCTCGCCGCCGCAGCCGCGCAGGGAGATTATTTTCCCTCTGTATCGCCTTCCTGCCTGAGCACCCGTAGAAAGAAGGCTTCAGCCGCCCCTTTCTCCTCTTCGTCCGGGGGGTGCCGGCCGGTGATCCTGATATCGCCCTCTTCAAGGACAAAACGGTTTTTCCTCCGTGCCTCCGGGGAGGGAGCCCCGTTCATCCGTCCTCCTCCACGATATAGATCAGCCTGACCCCCTCGAAAGATGCGGAGGTGCGGTTGTTCACGATGAGGGGGAAGTCGGACTCGACGGTGAGGTCTTCCACCTCCACCGTCCTCGCCACATACCAGGCCGAATCCCTGGGCTGGAGGTATTCCCGCTCGTCTTCGTTGATATAGAGTGCGTGATCGCCGGCATGGCGCTTGAGGATCAGCACATTCGCATATCCAGTCTCGTCTGGTGATGCGAACAGCCCCAGACTGAGGGTGATGTCATAGGAGGTGGAGGCGAAGGCGGCATCGGTGTACTCGGCATGGTCGATCACCATGCCCGCCAACCCCGGTGAGATGCCGCGGAAGAGCAGGAGGTCGGAATGGAGTTTGGAGGCGTTGATGGCGTCGTCAAGGTTTTCGGTGATGAATGTGTAGAACACCTGTTTTTCTTCGGCATATTCGGCCTGTTCGTCGGTCGTCCCTCTCAGGTATCCCCGGTACTCTGAGGTGGTGTCATAAAAGTCCGGTGCCATCCACCAGGCGATCGAGGCCTCGACCTCATCCGAAAATCCCCGCTCCCGATAGGGAATGCGGTCGGCGGCGTCGGGTGCGGTCAGCAGGAGCGTGGTCTGCTCCAGGTGGTCGGGGACGCTCGAAGCGTCGTCCGATGCTCTGGCGCCCTGGCAGCCTGTGACGGAGACCGGGGCGATCGCCATGACAGCGAGGGCGAGCGTGAGAAGAAGGGCGATACAGGCGATGATCGGGATGGTCCTGTCCGGG from Methanofollis fontis encodes the following:
- a CDS encoding ADP-ribosyltransferase family protein, with the translated sequence MNAPPDRTIPIIACIALLLTLALAVMAIAPVSVTGCQGARASDDASSVPDHLEQTTLLLTAPDAADRIPYRERGFSDEVEASIAWWMAPDFYDTTSEYRGYLRGTTDEQAEYAEEKQVFYTFITENLDDAINASKLHSDLLLFRGISPGLAGMVIDHAEYTDAAFASTSYDITLSLGLFASPDETGYANVLILKRHAGDHALYINEDEREYLQPRDSAWYVARTVEVEDLTVESDFPLIVNNRTSASFEGVRLIYIVEEDG
- a CDS encoding PAS domain S-box protein; the protein is MISVLYVDDEPSLLEICTLFLERGGDISVDTALSAGDAIERMASHHYDAVISDYQMPGMDGIEFLRTVRESGDGIPFIIFTGKGREEVVIEALNCGADFYLQKGGDPKSQFAELKSKILHSTARKRAEEAQRESEERLRTLIGAMPDIVCFKDGEGRWLEANEFTLGLLGLGEGEYRGKTDADLADLSPLYRHALQNCERIDHAAWGAGKPVRKDEAIPRPDGTPMIFDFIKVPTYHPDGTRKGLIVIGRDVTERSRAECAIRESEEKYRTLVEEIRDGFFMTDHSGTITFATQTLANIFGCDAPAEMAGQSFSRWVSPEQRKWAVSAFTSGIETGKMSETPIEVPVVREDGTLAWTEIKTYPIIRNGTTEGARGIVRDITARKQASIALAESEEIFHAVTNAAIDGIIMIDDRGCITFWNPAAERIFGYSAGEAIGRNVHDLIAPGHRHATIREGFRHFSATGIGPVIGRTLRLEAVRKSGEDFPIELSVSAVRMRDGWHAVGIVRDVSERVQG